A part of Misgurnus anguillicaudatus chromosome 6, ASM2758022v2, whole genome shotgun sequence genomic DNA contains:
- the LOC141364193 gene encoding coiled-coil domain-containing protein 77-like, with protein MQTEDKNLRMESPPTREHQRESPESPLPSISERLAYLRPSRELLEFYRQKVAQFDGEHEDLLQMLEKYRSTAEEQHKLQWEVRQREEEIAELQKALSDMQVYLFQEREQALRLYAENDRLKIRELDDRKKIQHLLALVGPDPGEITYFHREPPHKVTIPQKNIQPRSQEDSKVAKPKPVSAKGTFHTAGNRKSSKEGEDAKSSEQHKRDNQTLLLQVEALQAQMEEQTRLAKEQVEALLEDRRIHLEERQVQHKRDQDRITALADKLQRTQNLLYESTKDFLQLKFESRAHEKSWMVEKDRLLQELDSCQERLRETRSLPEQRPPSIEPPFITRPGHEANQTRREEIRALQEDLKQAHKLADMYREQCVALETDLSQIREEGDVEREIFKERSDKMAKRLQLMTKRYEALEKRRAMEVEGYKTDIKLLRQKVKDVEKLLFKLTLNVGPDQDLAVMDEVRQTNKRTEKVQNELKTLKTKISRLEKDLRFC; from the exons ATGCAAACGGAAG acaaaaacttAAGGATGGAGTCCCCACCCACAAGAGAACATCAAAGAGAAAG TCCAGAGTCTCCTCTCCCCTCCATCTCTGAGCGTCTGGCGTATCTGCGGCCGTCCCGCGAGCTGCTGGAGTTTTACAGACAGAAGGTGGCTCAGTTTGATGGAGAACATGAAGATCTGCTGCAGATGCTGGAGAAATACAGGAGCACTGCAGAGGAGCAG CACAAGTTACAGTGGGAGGTCCGTCAGCGTGAGGAGGAGATCGCCGAGCTCCAGAAAGCTCTCAGTGATATGCAGGTGTATCTCTTTCAAGAGAGAGAGCAAGCGCTTCGACTGTACGCCGAGAACGACCGGCTGAAAATCAG AGAGCTGGACGACCGGAAGAAGATCCAGCATCTTTTAGCACTCGTAGGTCCGGATCCAGGCGAGATCACTTATTTTCACCGGGAACCTCCACATAAG gTCACTATTCCTCAGAAGAACATCCAGCCGAGATCACAGGAGGATTCAAAGGTGGCAAAACCAAAGCCAGTATCAGCAAAAGGTACATTTCATACTGCAGGAAACAGGAAATCATCTAAAGAAGGAGAAGATGCTAAAAGTTCAGAGCAGCACAAGAGAGACAACCAGACTTTACTGCTCCAG GTGGAGGCGCTCCAGGCTCAGATGGAGGAGCAGACGCGGTTGGCTAAGGAGCAGGTGGAGGCTCTGCTTGAAGACCGACGCATTCATCTGGAGGAGCGACAGGTGCAGCACAAACGCGACCAGGACAGAATCACGGCCCTCGCGGACAA ACTCCAGCGGACACAAAATCTTCTGTACGAGAGCACCAAAGATTTCCTGCAGCTGAAGTTTGAGAGTCGAGCTCATGAGAAGAGCTGGATGGTTGAGAAAGATCGTCTGCTGCAAGAACTGGACTCGTGTCAGGAGAGACTCAGAGAGACACGCAGTCTCCCCGAACAACGTCCTCCATCCATAGAGCCTCCGTTTATCACACGACCCGGCCACGAGGCCAACCAGACCCGTCGAGAGGAGATCAGG GCTTTGCAGGAGGATTTAAAACAGGCTCATAAACTAGCTGACATGTATAGAGAGCAGTGCGTGGCGCTCGAAACTGACCTGTCCCAAATCAGAGAAGAGGGCGATGTCGAACGAGAGATATTCAAA gAGCGCTCTGATAAGATGGCCAAGCGTCTACAGCTGATGACTAAACGTTATGAGGCTCTGGAGAAGAGACGTGCCATGGAGGTTGAAGGGTATAAGACGGACATCAAACTACTGAGGCAGAAAGTCAAAGATGTGGAGAAACTACTCTTTAAA TTGACACTCAACGTGGGTCCTGATCAGGATTTGGCAGTGATGGATGAAGTGCGACAGACCAATAAGCGCACAGAAAAAGTGCAGAATGAGCTGAAGACCCTAAAGACAAAAATCTCCAGATTGGAGAAAGACCTGAGGTTCTGCTGA